From Verrucomicrobiota bacterium:
CGTCGGGCCGCAGGAACTGAACCCAGCCCAGAGCACGTTGGTTGGAGCGGTGTAGCCGTCATTGGGGTACACAGCGCCGACCGTCAATATGTTTTTGGCGCAAGCAAAGTCGGAAACCGTGTCGTAACCGCCAGGGTCGCCATTTTTTGGATGCACCCGACTGGTGGTATAACCAATACCTGTTTGATAATTATATTCAATGTGGTTGGTCGGTTGGACTGGTGGCGCGTTACTCACATCATTTCCCGCCGACCAAATACCAAGATAATTGGGGGCATTTTGCCCGAGTTCATCAATTTTGGCTGTGTATGTGCTGTAGTTGCCAAACTTTGCGTCTTGATTCGTGCTGATTGCTGAATAGCCATACCAATACCAACTGCCACTTGCCAAGACCCAACCCGAAGAATGCCCATATGAATGATTGGAAAAGCGCATATTGTTAGTTCCAGCTTCGCCAGGCATAGCGGATAAATCGGCGCGAAAATCTCCCGCTTGAATGAGTCCTGCAAAAGACATCCCTTTGGCGGCATTGCCAATGAAAACCCCATTGCTGTTAATATTATTGACCCCGCCCGCAGCAAGGGTGCCGACCACGGCTGTGGAGTGGCTGCTTACATTAGTAAAAGAAGTCGGCAACAACGAAACCCGCGATCCAAACTCTGAATGAGTCAAACGTGGACGTCCTTCATCCCACATAAAAATGGTGCGATTGGTTCCGTTCAAACTCAATCCCGCCGAACCGCCCGGCCAAACATTGGTTGTGCTGATGGTTTTTGCCGCCTCAATATTATGTGCGCCAATAAAGAGCGGACCTTCATCAATGCTGACGAGATATGAAGTAGTGCCGTCAGCCATAAGCACCTGGGAAGGCTCGCCGGTATTCCAAGCAAAGGTCAGGGCGGAATCCAGCGCGGACTGATGCCAATCATTTTCCATCGCAGCGGTCGCATAACTCGAAGCCGATTGGTTCATGATGGTTTGAAAATCCGCTGGCGTGCCGTCTGGCAGGGCATAGCCGTCGTGCAACCATTCCGCCACGGATGCCAGATTATTAGAATAATAGGCCGAGTAATCGAACACGTTCGTTACTTGGGCCGTGGCATTGGTCGCCATCCCTGGCAGACTAGGTTGAGCGTGAAGAGTTGTGGTCAGGCAGCAGGCGAATACGCAACCCACTATCAGCCGTCCGATAATATTTGTTGAGGCGTTCATAGTTTTCCATTTCCGACTTGTTGAGCTTACAAAACCAGGCAAACGTCTGGCGATGGCTAAGAGCTGGTCCAGTGTTAATCTAACCTGATAAGAAAGGCAAGTGATGATTTGCGCTTTTAATAAGATATTTTTAATTAGCCGGAGCGTCATGAGAGGAACGGGGCATGACCT
This genomic window contains:
- a CDS encoding S8 family serine peptidase, translating into MNASTNIIGRLIVGCVFACCLTTTLHAQPSLPGMATNATAQVTNVFDYSAYYSNNLASVAEWLHDGYALPDGTPADFQTIMNQSASSYATAAMENDWHQSALDSALTFAWNTGEPSQVLMADGTTSYLVSIDEGPLFIGAHNIEAAKTISTTNVWPGGSAGLSLNGTNRTIFMWDEGRPRLTHSEFGSRVSLLPTSFTNVSSHSTAVVGTLAAGGVNNINSNGVFIGNAAKGMSFAGLIQAGDFRADLSAMPGEAGTNNMRFSNHSYGHSSGWVLASGSWYWYGYSAISTNQDAKFGNYSTYTAKIDELGQNAPNYLGIWSAGNDVSNAPPVQPTNHIEYNYQTGIGYTTSRVHPKNGDPGGYDTVSDFACAKNILTVGAVYPNDGYTAPTNVLWAGFSSCGPTDDGRIKPDVVAAGVNIITTYNTSDYAYQFISGTSFAAPSVAGSANLLGQYYQQLHTNSADLLSSTIKGLIIHTADTGTTNAGPSYRVGWGVMNTAKAAGLLANDATNGLKNFIKEVLLNHGQYIQFPVLSAGGTNNPLIITICWTDPAGAGSALTNFNNPAAKLVNDLDLRIYSPDGTTNFPWILDPDLTNRTATARAAAATRGDDTRNNVEQVYIPNPTNGTYLVKVTHKGTLTNSQWVSLLVNGNVAQEPPAFALNKILRTGTNAIAVGWPTVVGQRYQAQYVDVPGNSNYWQNIGAQVSARLTNAVIQLPMNTNGNTRLYRVQQVL